The following DNA comes from Flavobacterium sp. N3904.
ATGGAGGTGGAGCTTCTAATGATTTCCCGATTTACAGATATGCCGACGTACTCTTGATGACTGCCGAATGTAATGTTCGTCTTGGAAATGCCGGAGCTGCAAAACCATTTGTTGACGCTGTAAGACAACGTGCGGGACTAACTGCTCTTACTGCAGACCCAACACTTGTTGATGTGTACAATGAAAGAGCACTTGAATTGAACTGGGAAGGACACAGAAGACAAGACATGATTCGTTTTGATACTTTCTTATTGCCAAATCAATTTAAAGCGGCTTCTCAATCGTACAGAAAACTGTTCCCGATACCTACTTCTGCATTAGATGCAAATCCAGGTTTAAAACAAAATCCAGGTTACTAAAAAAGAACTATCATGAAAAAACATATATATAAGTTACTCGTACTTTGCGCTGTTGCTCTGTTTGGCGCATCCTGTGAAGACACTGCTGAACTAACCACTTTACAAGCCGTTAGTTTTACATCGGCTGTAGAAGCTTCACCAAGCACTATAGTGATTTCTGATGATAATGCATCAGAATCCGTGGTTACCCTTTCTTGGCCAGCGGTGGTATACCCTATTCAAGCTCCAGTTACCTATGCTTTGCAATTTGATATTCCTGCTGATACCACTGGAGAAAAAGCTTGGAATAAAGCCATCCGAATTATAGTTGGCGAAGACGTATTGAGCAAATCAATATTAGGAATAGACCTTAATAAAATGGCAATTACACTGGGTTTACCTATTGATGTAGCAGGGAAAATTGCTGTTCGTGTAGAGTCTACTATGGATCGCACCATTTATTCTGCGCCTGTAGTTTTGACCGTTACTCCTTATGAAAAACCCGTTGTTTTTGGTGCAATCTATATGCCTGGTAGCTATCAAGGAGAATGGAATGTAGATACAGCCGCAGCTCTTTCGGCCATAGACGCAGGAGTATACCAAGGATATGTGACCATTCCTGTCGGAACCGGTTTAGGATTCAAATTGAATCAGGAAAGAAATTGGGCTCAATTTTACGGGGCAGGAGCTTCCAATTTTGATTTGAAAAACATGAGCGACACTGATTTCCAAATGCCTGGAGCAGGTTCGTATCAGATTACAGCAAACCTTAAAACCTTAAAATGGAGTTCAGTCCCATACGCTTGGGGAATTGTAGGTGATGCTACACATGCCGCAACACCTGAAGATGCCAATTATGGATGGAATAATTCTATACCTATGAGTTATGACCATGTAAATAAGGTTTGGAAAATTACAGCCGATTTAATTCCCGGAAATGTAAAATTCAGACTTAATAATGCCTGGACAATAAACTACGGAGCAAAAAACAATACCGATGGAATAATGTACCTGGATAATTCAGGAGCTTATTATGTTGGAGAAGCGGGTACTTATGAAATCACATTCACGATAAATGATGTTAACCCGGCTGTTAATGGATATCCGGTAACTGCAACTTACACCGTTACAAAACTCTAATAAATAAATAGTCACGTCAAAATAAAAATGGTTTAATTGGTTAATTAATGTGCATTCCTCTTTATTGAAGGAAGAGGGATGCAACCATTTTTGAAGTGATCCTGATTATTATTTAAAAATCAAACAAATGAAATCGCCATAACAAATAGTTGGTGCAAACACCAATGAAGATCTGGCGATACAATATTCATTAAAAATAAATATTATCTACGTATGAAATTATATATCAACATCGTTTTTGCACTTATCTTTTCTTCGGTGCTAGCAGCCTGCAGTTCCTCTGATAATGAGTCAACTCCAGTATCGCCTTATCCACAATATGGAACACGGTTTGAAAAAATGCCTAAAAAAGAAGATGCCGTAATTTATCAAGTAAACATTCGTGCATTTAGTCAGGCAGGAAACTTAAAAGGAGTTCAGGATAAACTAACATATATTCAGGAACTTGGAGTAAATGTTATTTATTTAATGCCTATTTATCCAATAGGTGTTGTAAAAGGGGTAGGTTCTCCATATTGCGTTAAGGATTACAAAGCGGTGAATGCCGAATTTGGCACATTGGAAGATCTTCGCGTTTTGGTAGACGAAGCCCACAAAAAAAATATGGGGGTTGTCTTGGATTGGGTTGCCAACCATACCTCTTGGGATAATGCCTGGATAACTGCTCACCCAGAATATTATCAAAAAGATTCCAAAGGAAATATTATTATACCTCCCGGAACAAATTATAATGATGTAGCGCAATTGGATTTTACCAATCAGGACATGAGAACTGCCATGATTGACGCTATGTCTTACTGGGTTTACAATGCAAACATTGATGGTTTCCGTTGTGATTATGCCGATGCCGTTCCTAAAAGTTTTTGGTCTGATGCCATTACTTCATTACGAAAAATTAAAAACCAAAATTTCCTAATGCTTGCCGAAGGATCAAAAGTGAATCAGTTCTCAGCTGGTTTTGATTATACATTTGGCTTTGGTTATTTTGGTGCTTTGAAAAAAGTATTCAGCGAAGGAAAAGCGGCAACTACAATTCAAGATGCAAATGCGACAGAATATGCTACCAATTATGACAACTCACAACGAATTGTGAGATACACTACAAACCATGACGTCAATTTATCTGATGGTACGCCACTAGAATTGTTTGGCGGGAAAAAAGGATCTATAGCCACTTTTGTCGTAGCAGCTTATATGAAATCGGTTCCAATGATTTACAACGCTCAAGAAGTTGGTTACGCAAAAAGAATTGATTATTTCTCTCATACTCCTATTGATTGGAGTACAGCTGATCTGGATATGTTAGCAGAATACAAGAAAATTGTTGCTTTCAGAAATTCAAGTAATGCGATAAAAAGAGGAAATTTCAAAGGATACAGTAGCGATGCCGTAAGTGTATTCACTATGGAAACCGATACCGAAAAAGTGTTAGTTCTATCTAATTTAACCAGTAGTCCAGCAAAATATATTGTCCCTATACCTCTTAAAATTGCTTG
Coding sequences within:
- a CDS encoding alpha-amylase family glycosyl hydrolase, whose amino-acid sequence is MKLYINIVFALIFSSVLAACSSSDNESTPVSPYPQYGTRFEKMPKKEDAVIYQVNIRAFSQAGNLKGVQDKLTYIQELGVNVIYLMPIYPIGVVKGVGSPYCVKDYKAVNAEFGTLEDLRVLVDEAHKKNMGVVLDWVANHTSWDNAWITAHPEYYQKDSKGNIIIPPGTNYNDVAQLDFTNQDMRTAMIDAMSYWVYNANIDGFRCDYADAVPKSFWSDAITSLRKIKNQNFLMLAEGSKVNQFSAGFDYTFGFGYFGALKKVFSEGKAATTIQDANATEYATNYDNSQRIVRYTTNHDVNLSDGTPLELFGGKKGSIATFVVAAYMKSVPMIYNAQEVGYAKRIDYFSHTPIDWSTADLDMLAEYKKIVAFRNSSNAIKRGNFKGYSSDAVSVFTMETDTEKVLVLSNLTSSPAKYIVPIPLKIAWKNAFGGAAVTLTSEITLQPYQYMVLKN
- a CDS encoding SusE domain-containing protein, which codes for MKKHIYKLLVLCAVALFGASCEDTAELTTLQAVSFTSAVEASPSTIVISDDNASESVVTLSWPAVVYPIQAPVTYALQFDIPADTTGEKAWNKAIRIIVGEDVLSKSILGIDLNKMAITLGLPIDVAGKIAVRVESTMDRTIYSAPVVLTVTPYEKPVVFGAIYMPGSYQGEWNVDTAAALSAIDAGVYQGYVTIPVGTGLGFKLNQERNWAQFYGAGASNFDLKNMSDTDFQMPGAGSYQITANLKTLKWSSVPYAWGIVGDATHAATPEDANYGWNNSIPMSYDHVNKVWKITADLIPGNVKFRLNNAWTINYGAKNNTDGIMYLDNSGAYYVGEAGTYEITFTINDVNPAVNGYPVTATYTVTKL